One region of Pseudobdellovibrionaceae bacterium genomic DNA includes:
- the pyrF gene encoding orotidine-5'-phosphate decarboxylase, translating into MVALDVDSDVEAERLADALQGVAGCLKLGPRLIHRYGEGFVRRMAAKAPVFVDCKFFDIPSTMEAAIRASFAAGATFATIHAMAGATALKRLAEVEAELNRERPFKILAVTILTSWSEKDFSEIYRKAPILDQVTQLAKEVKRAGLSGLVCSPLELSALQGQGLYLVTPGVRLPEEAADDQTRIMSPEDVLKSGASAFVVGRPIVKAADPRAAALKYAANRA; encoded by the coding sequence ATGGTCGCCCTCGATGTCGATAGCGACGTCGAGGCCGAGCGCCTAGCCGATGCCCTTCAGGGCGTGGCGGGCTGCCTGAAGCTCGGGCCGCGTTTGATCCATCGTTACGGCGAGGGCTTCGTGCGCCGGATGGCCGCGAAGGCCCCGGTCTTCGTCGACTGCAAGTTCTTCGACATCCCTTCGACCATGGAAGCCGCGATCCGCGCGAGCTTCGCCGCGGGCGCGACTTTCGCGACGATCCACGCCATGGCGGGGGCGACCGCGCTGAAGCGACTGGCCGAAGTCGAAGCCGAGCTGAACCGCGAGCGGCCCTTCAAGATTCTGGCGGTCACGATTCTGACCAGCTGGTCGGAAAAGGACTTCAGCGAGATCTACCGCAAAGCCCCGATCCTCGATCAAGTGACCCAGCTCGCGAAGGAAGTGAAGCGGGCGGGCCTCAGCGGCTTGGTGTGTTCGCCCCTTGAGTTGTCGGCGCTCCAAGGTCAGGGACTTTACCTGGTCACGCCGGGCGTGCGTCTGCCGGAAGAAGCCGCCGACGATCAGACCCGGATCATGTCACCGGAAGACGTGCTGAAGTCCGGCGCGTCCGCGTTCGTCGTCGGGCGCCCCATCGTGAAGGCGGCGGACCCGCGCGCGGCCGCGCTGAAGTACGCGGCGAATCGCGCATGA
- a CDS encoding MFS transporter, producing MRQGRLGAKDFRTLGLSALGGALEFFDFVIFVFFTKTLSHLFFPEGMADWLAQLQVYGIFAAGYLARPLGGVIMAHFGDKDGRKKMFAFSVFLMALPTLLMGLLPTYAQIGALAPVLLLTLRIVQGIAIGGEVPAAWVFVAEHVPRGRVGIACASLTSGLTAGILMGSLLATALHTRMAPEDLLSYGWRIPFLLGGVFGFLAVWLRKWLSETPVFEALRAEKAVHQGVPLKEVFAKHRGSVVLSMLVTWLLTAGILVIILMTPTLVQGGFGIAAERAFQANALASLFLCFGCLAGGALVDAWGAARALAVGAGALLITSLALYADLAAGATNFMALSCVAGFCVGVAGVVPSVMIAAFPPRVRFSGLSFSYNVSYAIFGALTPPLISYAASHVGPMAPAYYVAVASVVGLSIGLYLRTPVARAKFAKF from the coding sequence ATGAGACAAGGTCGTCTGGGCGCGAAGGACTTCCGCACCTTGGGGCTTTCCGCGCTGGGCGGGGCGCTCGAGTTTTTCGATTTCGTGATCTTCGTTTTTTTCACCAAGACGCTCAGTCACCTCTTCTTTCCCGAGGGTATGGCCGACTGGCTCGCGCAGCTGCAGGTCTACGGGATCTTCGCCGCGGGTTATCTCGCGCGTCCTCTGGGCGGCGTGATCATGGCGCACTTCGGAGACAAGGATGGACGCAAAAAGATGTTCGCGTTCAGCGTCTTTCTGATGGCGCTCCCGACGCTCTTGATGGGGCTTTTGCCGACCTACGCGCAGATCGGCGCGCTCGCACCGGTGCTGCTGCTCACCCTGCGCATCGTGCAGGGGATCGCCATCGGGGGCGAGGTTCCCGCCGCGTGGGTCTTCGTGGCCGAGCACGTGCCGCGCGGTCGCGTGGGGATCGCGTGCGCGAGTCTGACCTCGGGGCTGACCGCCGGGATCTTGATGGGTTCGCTCCTGGCCACGGCTCTGCACACCCGCATGGCGCCCGAGGATCTGCTCAGCTACGGTTGGCGGATTCCGTTCCTCCTCGGGGGCGTCTTCGGCTTTCTGGCGGTGTGGCTGCGCAAATGGCTCAGCGAAACGCCGGTCTTCGAGGCGCTCCGTGCCGAGAAGGCCGTTCATCAAGGTGTGCCCTTGAAGGAAGTCTTCGCGAAGCACCGCGGGTCGGTCGTGTTGTCGATGCTCGTGACGTGGCTGCTGACGGCGGGGATTTTGGTGATCATCCTGATGACCCCCACGCTCGTGCAGGGCGGCTTCGGCATTGCGGCCGAGCGCGCGTTCCAGGCGAACGCGCTGGCGAGTCTGTTTCTGTGCTTCGGCTGCTTGGCCGGCGGCGCGCTCGTCGACGCCTGGGGCGCGGCGCGGGCGCTTGCGGTCGGGGCCGGCGCGCTGCTGATCACGAGCCTGGCGCTGTACGCCGATCTGGCGGCGGGGGCGACGAACTTCATGGCGCTTTCGTGCGTGGCCGGCTTTTGCGTCGGCGTCGCGGGCGTCGTGCCCTCGGTGATGATCGCGGCATTCCCGCCGCGGGTCCGCTTCTCCGGTTTGAGTTTCAGCTACAACGTGTCCTACGCGATCTTCGGCGCCTTGACGCCGCCGCTGATCAGCTACGCGGCTTCGCACGTGGGGCCGATGGCGCCCGCGTACTACGTGGCGGTGGCGTCGGTGGTGGGCTTGTCGATCGGGCTTTATCTGCGGACACCCGTAGCGCGCGCGAAGTTCGCCAAATTCTAA
- a CDS encoding DUF3943 domain-containing protein, which yields MKSAFLFLLASVCVSQAQASSAAWRGVDWTIKPRPELRSDEVCHPLEQVAILSTAAIGTAYGAFSTLPEDVTNWPKKLKDSSLWENYRRHTKQLVMDGDHWAVNYIGHPYSGMAYYNMSRTCGRSPLQSFMFSVAMSTFWWEYGIEAFFEKPSLQDLFSTPIIGSLMGEAAYQAILAIEANDDRIFGSKRLGRSTKVFLDPFTSLLRAIKASGVTLSVSPIVQRNAQGEYGYGAGLRAIWRWQNGPKYLTDRCDLNEAAERGQRDLPRTAGEADGEYQRLFARGKFCAAAQFAARIELEKPEWIGRLGARRKVLQALEAGHYLVDQFVEIERQRAYIGNNETEVTRALVGLTRSYVHHLPTRDCTEPHGVLVQANGRTLGFRQEAAMIAMLAAARLPDSSVLDRELYMVQRSLGHCPRGALSAH from the coding sequence TTGAAAAGCGCCTTCTTGTTCCTGCTGGCCTCGGTGTGCGTTTCGCAAGCTCAGGCCTCGAGCGCCGCCTGGCGTGGGGTGGACTGGACAATCAAGCCGCGGCCCGAGCTGCGTTCCGATGAAGTCTGTCATCCGCTCGAGCAGGTCGCCATCCTTTCGACCGCGGCCATCGGCACCGCTTACGGCGCGTTCAGTACGCTCCCCGAGGACGTGACCAACTGGCCGAAGAAGCTGAAGGATTCCTCTCTTTGGGAAAACTACCGCCGCCACACCAAACAGCTCGTCATGGACGGGGATCACTGGGCGGTGAACTACATCGGTCACCCTTACAGCGGCATGGCTTACTACAATATGTCGCGCACCTGCGGCCGCTCGCCGCTTCAGTCCTTCATGTTTTCGGTCGCGATGTCGACCTTCTGGTGGGAGTACGGCATCGAGGCCTTCTTCGAGAAACCCTCGTTGCAGGATCTTTTCAGCACGCCGATCATCGGCAGCCTGATGGGCGAGGCCGCCTACCAGGCGATTCTCGCCATCGAGGCGAACGACGATCGTATCTTCGGCTCCAAACGTTTGGGCCGGTCCACTAAGGTCTTCTTGGATCCCTTCACCTCGCTGTTGCGCGCGATCAAAGCGTCGGGAGTCACCTTGAGCGTGTCCCCGATCGTGCAACGGAACGCGCAGGGCGAGTACGGCTACGGCGCGGGACTGCGGGCGATCTGGCGCTGGCAAAACGGGCCGAAATACCTGACGGATCGCTGCGATTTGAACGAGGCGGCCGAGCGCGGGCAACGGGATCTGCCGCGAACTGCGGGTGAGGCCGACGGGGAATACCAGCGTCTGTTCGCGCGCGGAAAATTCTGCGCGGCCGCGCAGTTCGCGGCCCGCATCGAGCTGGAGAAGCCTGAATGGATCGGCCGCCTGGGCGCGCGCCGGAAGGTGCTGCAAGCGCTCGAGGCGGGGCACTACCTGGTGGATCAATTCGTCGAGATCGAGCGCCAGCGCGCGTATATCGGTAACAATGAAACCGAGGTCACCCGCGCGCTCGTCGGCCTGACCCGCAGCTACGTTCACCACCTGCCGACCCGGGACTGCACCGAGCCGCACGGGGTGCTGGTGCAGGCGAACGGGCGGACCTTGGGCTTCCGCCAAGAGGCCGCGATGATCGCGATGCTGGCGGCGGCCCGCCTTCCGGACTCCTCCGTTCTCGATCGTGAGCTGTACATGGTGCAGCGAAGCCTGGGCCACTGCCCCCGGGGCGCGTTGAGCGCTCACTGA
- the rlmB gene encoding 23S rRNA (guanosine(2251)-2'-O)-methyltransferase RlmB — protein MRRQSGPPSRSSSKSRRPQSGGRSPQSGGRSAPSGGRPAPSGGPRGPAPKAGSSRGDFINVPKGGRLIMGDHAIREAFAAKVASLETLILIDNWRDNETLREIEELARAKRLRLETRTAVAMDRLGSHQGALLIAKDQPSVEIEDLLKLESATIVALDGVEDPHNLGAVLRTSWLMGVNAVLIPEDRAVGLTPVAHKVAAGGAEHVPVLRDNNFSSVFAQLKEAGYWIFGLSHEAKSEIYELDIPAKVVWVMGAEDKGLRSSTERACDELIRIPQVEASASYNVSVATAMILSEGYRQAKVQASAQPQK, from the coding sequence ATGCGCAGACAATCCGGTCCCCCCTCTCGTTCCTCTTCGAAATCTCGTCGTCCGCAATCGGGAGGCCGTTCGCCTCAGTCTGGTGGTCGCTCGGCTCCGTCGGGCGGTCGCCCCGCTCCGTCGGGTGGGCCGCGCGGTCCGGCGCCGAAGGCGGGCTCGTCCCGCGGCGATTTCATCAATGTGCCGAAGGGCGGGCGTTTGATCATGGGGGATCACGCGATCCGCGAGGCCTTCGCGGCCAAGGTCGCGTCGCTCGAAACTTTGATCCTGATCGACAATTGGCGGGACAACGAAACCTTGCGCGAGATCGAAGAGCTCGCGCGCGCGAAACGTCTGCGGCTCGAGACGCGGACCGCGGTCGCGATGGATCGTTTGGGAAGTCATCAAGGCGCGCTCCTCATCGCGAAGGATCAACCTTCCGTCGAAATCGAAGATCTGCTGAAGCTCGAATCGGCGACGATCGTCGCCTTGGACGGCGTCGAGGATCCGCACAATCTCGGCGCGGTTTTGCGCACGAGTTGGTTGATGGGTGTGAACGCGGTTCTCATTCCGGAAGACCGTGCGGTGGGGCTGACTCCGGTCGCGCACAAAGTGGCCGCGGGCGGCGCCGAGCACGTTCCCGTTTTACGCGACAACAATTTCTCTTCGGTGTTCGCGCAACTGAAAGAAGCGGGCTACTGGATTTTCGGTCTTTCGCACGAAGCGAAGAGCGAAATTTACGAACTCGATATTCCCGCGAAGGTCGTGTGGGTGATGGGCGCGGAAGACAAAGGCCTGCGCTCCTCCACCGAGCGCGCGTGCGATGAGCTGATCCGTATTCCGCAAGTCGAAGCGTCGGCGAGCTACAATGTTTCGGTCGCCACCGCGATGATCCTGTCCGAAGGTTACCGCCAGGCTAAAGTTCAGGCTTCGGCCCAGCCTCAAAAATAG
- a CDS encoding HAMP domain-containing histidine kinase → MRAIGFRNRLFLTILLVLSLVTTASLVLHSKFLQRERLALIDQQVRETAASLLDSELAEKRVDFKEAEAIISEELGDSRIGKFFIIRDAKGETVFSSNTANVLSIARVPNSQTWVTIRTNGKYIRALNLKLPRIPNRSLQVGLVMDEELASPSYWSWSSLVFFTVILVMGLAATWFSSSFLLRPVSRLEEFLTGITQQRKFPLPALPDSVAAAPRTDSFDEFERMLAALNALIRQLNKNYQFSRLWAYQMAHELKTPLAILGFEAEKLAKKADVRAVQEEAGRISGIVNSFLNWAELENSPQKATLYINPLAKVAKSVATRLSEIGTSSIQVDIPEEIEIAADPQHLEQLFANLLRNASRYSTPGTAIHVSGDKNHFLIADQGPGIPTEVLNRLGEPFNRGNNPHEGHGLGLAWVNSICHQYGWKLKIHNRPDGADVCVQFPPVESHD, encoded by the coding sequence ATGCGGGCTATTGGATTCAGGAATAGGCTTTTCCTCACCATCCTGCTGGTCTTGAGTTTGGTGACGACGGCGTCTTTGGTGCTGCACTCGAAATTCCTGCAACGCGAACGTTTGGCGCTGATCGACCAGCAGGTGCGCGAAACGGCGGCCTCACTCCTCGATTCCGAGCTCGCGGAAAAACGCGTCGACTTCAAAGAGGCCGAAGCCATCATCTCGGAAGAGCTGGGCGACAGCCGCATCGGGAAGTTCTTCATCATCCGCGACGCGAAAGGCGAAACCGTTTTTTCCTCGAACACCGCGAACGTGCTGTCCATCGCGCGTGTGCCGAATTCGCAAACCTGGGTCACGATCCGCACGAACGGCAAATACATCCGCGCGTTGAACTTGAAACTGCCGCGCATCCCGAACCGCTCGCTGCAGGTGGGCTTGGTGATGGACGAGGAGCTCGCCTCGCCAAGCTACTGGTCATGGTCCTCGCTCGTCTTTTTCACGGTCATCCTGGTCATGGGACTGGCGGCGACTTGGTTTTCGAGTTCGTTTCTTTTGCGTCCCGTCTCGCGTTTGGAAGAGTTTTTGACGGGCATCACCCAGCAGCGGAAATTTCCGCTCCCGGCGCTTCCCGACTCGGTCGCGGCGGCCCCGCGCACGGACTCCTTCGATGAATTCGAGCGCATGCTCGCGGCGCTGAACGCCTTGATCCGTCAGCTGAACAAGAACTATCAGTTCTCGCGTTTGTGGGCGTACCAGATGGCCCACGAGCTGAAGACGCCGCTCGCGATCCTAGGTTTTGAAGCCGAAAAACTCGCGAAGAAAGCCGACGTCCGCGCCGTTCAAGAAGAGGCCGGTCGCATCTCGGGCATCGTGAACTCGTTCTTGAACTGGGCCGAGCTCGAGAACTCGCCGCAAAAGGCGACCTTGTACATCAACCCTCTCGCGAAGGTCGCGAAGTCAGTGGCCACGCGGCTGTCCGAGATCGGCACGTCCTCCATTCAGGTCGACATTCCCGAAGAGATCGAGATCGCCGCGGACCCGCAGCACCTCGAGCAGCTCTTCGCGAATCTTTTGCGGAACGCCTCTCGCTACTCGACGCCGGGAACGGCGATTCACGTCAGCGGAGACAAAAATCACTTCCTGATCGCCGATCAAGGCCCCGGGATTCCGACCGAGGTGTTGAATCGTCTGGGCGAGCCGTTCAATCGCGGCAACAACCCGCACGAAGGCCACGGCTTGGGGCTCGCGTGGGTGAACTCGATCTGTCACCAGTACGGCTGGAAACTCAAAATCCACAACCGTCCCGACGGCGCGGACGTCTGCGTGCAGTTCCCGCCCGTGGAGTCCCACGATTAG
- a CDS encoding proline--tRNA ligase: protein MRWNQAHIYTLKEAPADAEIPSHQLMVRGGLIKKLGPGLYTYGNLGLRAIRKFENIIREELNKRGATEILMPMVHPQALWEETGRWSEMGDGLLKFKNRNQHGFCLAATHEEAVTDYVRHDIKSYRDLPRNIYQVQTKYRDEIRPRFGLMRGREFIMKDAYTFDPDQAGALKAYDMMYGAYQAIFDRLGLDYRIVQADAGNIGGSQTHEFQLLAEAGEDALLVSDSSDFAANIEVCPAIDAEPHVSSAAEAPLEKFATPNQKTIAELSKFTGVAERDLVKILFVSMNEGLDPRDKALKPVAVLLRGSDELNPIKLKNVLKMTNPPRMLTDDEVREASGALPGSCGPVGLKIPVYMDNGVAGLKNIIVGANEDGFHLKNVNIGRDFKPTAQVDVRMARAGDRDPKGQGLLRAYRGIEVGHVFYLGTKYSLKMNASYLDKDGKAQPLEMGCYGIGVTRTVQAAIEQSHDKDGIIWPVSIAPFAVHICSLDPADPKIAGAVTEVEKQLEGQGIDVLVDDREERPGVKFKDADLLGMPVRIVVGKKGLDNNEIEIVNRKTKAVVKVAPAQVADTVKQILEGLQPKK from the coding sequence ATGAGATGGAACCAAGCCCACATTTACACCCTTAAAGAAGCTCCGGCGGACGCCGAAATTCCCAGCCACCAGCTGATGGTGCGCGGAGGCTTGATCAAAAAGCTCGGTCCCGGTCTTTACACCTACGGAAACCTCGGACTGCGGGCGATCCGCAAGTTCGAGAACATCATCCGCGAAGAGCTCAACAAACGCGGCGCCACCGAGATCCTGATGCCCATGGTGCATCCCCAGGCCCTTTGGGAAGAGACCGGTCGCTGGTCCGAGATGGGCGACGGTCTGCTGAAGTTCAAGAACCGCAATCAGCACGGTTTCTGTCTCGCGGCGACGCATGAAGAGGCCGTGACCGATTACGTCCGTCACGACATCAAGTCCTACCGTGACCTGCCCCGGAACATCTACCAGGTGCAGACCAAGTACCGCGACGAGATCCGTCCGCGCTTCGGCCTGATGCGCGGTCGTGAGTTCATCATGAAGGACGCCTACACCTTCGATCCCGATCAGGCGGGCGCGCTGAAAGCCTACGACATGATGTACGGCGCGTACCAGGCGATCTTCGACCGTCTGGGGCTCGATTACCGGATCGTCCAAGCGGATGCCGGGAACATCGGCGGCTCGCAGACCCACGAATTCCAGCTGCTCGCCGAAGCGGGCGAGGATGCGCTCCTGGTTTCGGATTCCAGCGACTTTGCGGCGAACATCGAGGTCTGCCCGGCCATCGATGCCGAACCGCATGTCTCGAGCGCCGCGGAAGCACCGCTCGAGAAGTTCGCGACCCCGAATCAGAAAACCATCGCGGAACTTTCGAAGTTCACCGGCGTCGCGGAGCGCGACCTCGTGAAGATCCTGTTCGTCTCGATGAACGAAGGTCTCGATCCGCGCGACAAGGCGCTGAAGCCCGTCGCCGTGCTTTTGCGCGGGTCCGATGAGCTGAACCCCATCAAACTCAAAAACGTCCTGAAGATGACGAACCCCCCGCGCATGCTGACCGACGACGAGGTCCGCGAAGCCAGCGGCGCCTTGCCCGGAAGCTGCGGTCCCGTGGGGCTGAAGATTCCCGTCTATATGGACAACGGCGTGGCGGGACTCAAAAACATCATCGTCGGCGCGAATGAAGACGGCTTCCACCTGAAGAACGTCAACATCGGCCGCGACTTCAAGCCCACCGCTCAGGTCGACGTGCGTATGGCGCGCGCCGGGGACCGCGATCCCAAAGGCCAAGGCCTGCTGCGCGCATACCGCGGGATCGAAGTGGGGCACGTTTTTTATCTCGGGACGAAGTATTCGCTGAAGATGAACGCGTCCTATCTGGACAAAGATGGCAAGGCGCAGCCCCTCGAAATGGGTTGCTACGGCATCGGCGTGACCCGCACGGTGCAAGCCGCCATCGAGCAAAGTCACGACAAGGACGGCATCATTTGGCCCGTGTCGATTGCGCCGTTCGCGGTGCATATCTGCTCGCTGGATCCGGCCGACCCGAAAATCGCGGGCGCGGTCACCGAGGTCGAGAAGCAGCTTGAAGGTCAGGGCATCGACGTTCTGGTCGACGATCGCGAAGAGCGTCCGGGCGTGAAGTTCAAAGACGCGGATCTGCTCGGGATGCCCGTGCGGATCGTCGTCGGCAAAAAAGGTCTGGATAACAACGAGATCGAGATCGTGAACCGCAAAACCAAAGCGGTCGTCAAAGTGGCGCCCGCGCAGGTCGCGGACACCGTGAAGCAGATCCTCGAAGGCCTTCAGCCCAAGAAGTAA
- a CDS encoding response regulator transcription factor, which translates to MKVLLIEDDLKLAEHLVRNLREQALMVEHVADMNSLQAQIDANARYDLVILDRLIGQKDTKQDLPRLRAKWPDAPVLVLSAISTPQERSDVLNLGADDYLGKPFSTQELIARLNVLSRRRAQAPNPFLRVGDLVVDTVQRSLTVLGRTENLPAKEFLLLRILCKEPGRVWSRDELLDYIWGSSVHLDTNVVEATVANVRRKLEALGAQAKIKNMRNAGYWIQE; encoded by the coding sequence ATGAAAGTTCTTTTGATCGAAGACGATCTCAAACTCGCGGAACACTTGGTGCGCAATCTGCGTGAGCAGGCGCTGATGGTTGAGCATGTCGCCGACATGAACTCGCTGCAAGCGCAAATTGACGCGAACGCGCGTTACGATCTGGTGATTCTGGATCGCCTGATCGGTCAGAAAGATACCAAGCAAGACCTCCCCCGTTTGCGGGCGAAGTGGCCGGACGCGCCGGTGCTTGTGCTGTCGGCGATCTCCACGCCGCAAGAGCGCAGCGACGTTCTGAATCTGGGGGCCGACGACTACCTCGGCAAACCTTTCTCGACCCAAGAACTGATCGCGCGCCTGAACGTTTTGTCGCGGCGACGCGCGCAAGCCCCGAATCCGTTTTTGCGCGTGGGCGACCTGGTGGTCGATACCGTCCAGCGGTCGTTGACGGTCCTTGGTCGTACCGAAAACTTACCCGCGAAAGAGTTTTTGCTTCTGCGGATCCTTTGCAAAGAGCCGGGCCGCGTCTGGAGCCGCGACGAACTGCTCGACTACATTTGGGGCTCGAGCGTTCATCTCGACACCAATGTGGTGGAAGCGACGGTCGCGAACGTCCGACGTAAACTCGAAGCCCTGGGAGCCCAGGCTAAAATCAAGAATATGCGCAATGCGGGCTATTGGATTCAGGAATAG
- a CDS encoding sigma-54-dependent Fis family transcriptional regulator, translated as MTEPKNTRILIVDDESPIREVLAATLKDEGYQVVTAHDGESGLRAMRDHRPDLVFLDIWMPGSLDGLEVLKIAREQFPNLDFVMISGHGTIETAVRATKLGAWDFIEKPLSMDKILIIISNLVQYQSEKAEKEALLTKLRRNIAIIGESPSMVTLKQMIARVAPTQSWVLLFGENGSGKELIAQNIHYLSPRASRPFVEVICSNLAEDLVEAELFGFEKGAFAGAEKTQKGKFEMAQGGTLFLDDVSDLTPKAQERLLRVLQERKFQRLGGGEFINVDVRVIAATEKDLEVEVQAGRFREDLYHRLNVVALKVPGLADHPEDIAALSKHFSDQVAKTGGFNHKQFSPQAIEEMGKYPWPGNVRELKNFIERVYILTPGDFIDVHDLRFAGLNVGGDLQIGDQLNFRDARAQFEKEYLVRKINENNGNISRTAETIGLERSYLHRKIKAYGIDVHKDDEAFETAPKQ; from the coding sequence ATGACAGAACCGAAAAACACCCGCATTTTGATCGTCGACGACGAAAGTCCCATCCGTGAGGTTTTGGCCGCCACGCTGAAGGATGAAGGCTACCAAGTGGTCACCGCCCACGACGGCGAAAGCGGTCTGCGCGCCATGCGCGATCATCGTCCGGATCTGGTGTTCCTGGACATCTGGATGCCCGGAAGCCTCGACGGTTTGGAAGTTTTGAAAATCGCGCGCGAGCAGTTTCCGAACCTCGATTTCGTCATGATCTCGGGCCACGGGACCATCGAGACCGCGGTGCGCGCGACGAAACTCGGCGCCTGGGACTTCATCGAGAAGCCCCTCTCCATGGACAAGATCCTGATCATCATCTCGAACCTCGTCCAATACCAAAGCGAGAAAGCCGAGAAAGAAGCGCTCCTCACGAAACTCCGTCGCAACATCGCCATCATCGGCGAGTCGCCCTCCATGGTGACGCTGAAGCAGATGATCGCGCGCGTGGCGCCCACCCAAAGCTGGGTGCTGCTCTTCGGGGAAAACGGCTCGGGCAAAGAGCTCATCGCGCAGAACATCCACTACCTGAGTCCGCGCGCTTCGCGTCCCTTCGTCGAAGTCATCTGCTCGAACCTGGCGGAAGACCTGGTCGAAGCCGAGCTGTTCGGTTTTGAAAAGGGCGCCTTCGCCGGCGCCGAGAAAACGCAAAAAGGCAAATTCGAGATGGCGCAAGGGGGAACGCTCTTCCTGGACGACGTTTCGGATCTGACGCCCAAGGCGCAAGAGCGTCTTTTGCGCGTTCTGCAGGAACGTAAGTTCCAGCGTCTGGGTGGCGGCGAGTTCATCAACGTCGACGTCCGCGTGATCGCGGCGACCGAAAAAGACCTCGAGGTCGAAGTGCAGGCCGGACGTTTCCGCGAGGATCTGTACCACCGCCTGAACGTCGTCGCGCTGAAGGTTCCGGGCCTGGCCGATCACCCCGAGGACATCGCGGCGCTCTCGAAACATTTCTCGGACCAGGTGGCGAAGACCGGCGGTTTCAATCACAAGCAGTTCTCGCCCCAGGCGATCGAAGAGATGGGCAAGTACCCTTGGCCGGGTAACGTGCGCGAACTGAAAAACTTCATCGAGCGCGTCTACATCCTGACGCCCGGCGATTTCATCGACGTGCACGATCTGCGTTTCGCCGGTCTGAATGTCGGCGGCGATCTGCAGATCGGCGATCAGCTGAACTTCCGCGACGCCCGCGCCCAATTCGAGAAAGAATACCTCGTCCGCAAGATCAACGAGAACAACGGCAACATCTCGCGCACCGCCGAGACGATCGGCCTGGAGCGTTCGTACTTGCATCGTAAAATCAAAGCTTACGGCATCGACGTCCACAAAGACGACGAAGCCTTCGAAACCGCACCCAAGCAGTAG